CCGAGCCGCACGGCCTCGTCCAGCGCGTCCGACGCCCGCGTGTCGTCGGCCCCGCTCCAGGCCACCATCCCCCACATCCCGCAGCCGACCTCCGAGACGTCCCACCCGAGCCGGCCGAAGCGGCGGTAGTGCATCGGATCGCTCCATCAAAGGGAGCGTGCAAGCTAGCGGAGCTACCGCACGCGCCGCATGCGGAAGACCGACGTCATGCCGTTCGCCAGGTTCCGGTAGGTGCCGTCCAGCATGTCGCGCTCGGCATCGTAGCTGAGCACGAGGCTCTGCCCCTCGAGCGGCCACGAGAGCTGCTCGTTCCCCACGACCCGCGCGGCCGTGATGCGGAGCGCGAGCTCACCGCTCGGCGTGAGCTCGCCGACGACGCGCTCCTCGAGCTGGCCGCCGAGGCGGAAGGAGAGCGTCATCCGGCCCGTCGCGCCGCTCCCGGTGCGCGCCACCCGCAGCTCGGCCGCGGAGAGGAGCAGGTCCTCGTCGGCGTTGGCCCAGGTGCCCATCATGCGGTCGAGCATCGCGCTCTCGCGATCCAGCCCGCTGTCCTCCTCGGCCGGCTCGGAGACCGGCGCGGGGGTCGGCGTGGCGGCGGGCCGACGGGGCGCCGCCGAGTCGGGGGCCGGGCTCACGGGCGCCGGGCGGGTGTCGTCGTCGGACACCGTGCTCGCGCCGGCGTTCGTCCAGCCGACGGTCATGAGCGCGATGCCGGTGATGGCGAGGACCACCTGGCGGAATCCCGACTTCAGGAGCGGGAACTCGATGCTGAACGCCTTGAGCCCGCCGCCGATGATCGCGGCGATGAGGCACGCGAGTCCGGCTTTCGCGAATAGATCGGCCATGGTCCTGGCCCTCCGTTCCCACCGTCTCGCCGCCGATGCCGGCGGCCGCGTCTGCCTAACGGATCGCGCCTCGTCGGCTACTGCGACCGGGAGCGTTCGTGTTCCGCTCACGGTGAGATACGCCAGGGCGGTGTGATTTCGATCACGCGCGGCGGCGCATGGCCGGGCGGCGACGCACCGCGACGCCGACCACGGCCAGCCCCGTCGCCAGCAGCGCGACGGTCGACGGCTCGGGGACCGGCGAGGCCGGGAGGTTGACGGCGGCCCGCGATCCGAACGTGACGTCGTCGATGTCGAAGCCGAACGGCTCGCTGCCCGTGATGTAGAAGGCGAGCCCCGAGATGACGTTGTTGCCGCTCGCGTCGGCGAGCCCGAAGAACTCGAGGCCCGTCTGCGAGTTCGCCAGCGTGCCGAGCGGGTTGCCGTTCGCGTCGTACGCGGTGATCGACGTCCCGCCGACCGCGTTGAAGTAGCCGCCCTGGAGCCCCACGGCCGCCACGGGGTGGCTGAACAGCATGACGATCGGCCCGTTGTACTGCGGGCTGCCGCTCAGGACCGGCGCCGACGGCACGTCCGGGTCGCCAGAGATGTACGTGATCGTCGCCGTGTTCAGCGAGAGCGGTCCGCTGGGGTTGCCGGCGAGGGTCCGCACGGGACTTCCGACGACGCTCTGACCGGTGAACGCGCCGGCGAAGCTGACGGTGACGTTCCCGATCCCCGGCACCCCGGTGAAGTCGTACACCGGGTTGACGTCGGAGATGTGACGGCCGGCCTCGTCGAACGTGATGGCGGTGGCGAGCGGCGTGAACGCGCCGGGCCCGAGCTTCACGAGCTGGGCGTGAGCGTTAGGCACCACGACGGCGGCGGCGATCGCGAGGAGGATGTGGCGGGTGTGCGGCAGCATCGGGCTGCCCTCCGGGTGAGAAGGGACATGAGGGAGGCGGGCGACTCGGCGCGAGTCGCTCGTGACACGAGGCGCCGTCGCGATCGTTCTCACCCCCGAGCGGCGCCGACAGGCTCGGCGGTGAACACCGGCATGGCCTCCGGGCGGCCTGACGGTCCGCGACGTGCGTCCGACGCGGGGCTCGACCCCGAACGCCGCGAGCCCCTGTCCGACATGCCCGAGCCCACGCCCGACGCGCTGCACCCCGACCCGGCCGCGCACGGTTATCCGCGCCCGCAACTCGCCCGCTCCGATTGGTGGTCCTTGAACGGCCGCTGGGAGTTCGCCCTCGACCCCGACGCGGCGTGGGGCGCGCCGGAGCAGGTCACCTTCGACCGCGAGATCGTCGTCCCGTTCGCCCCCGAGACGCCGGCGAGCGGCGTCGGCTTCACCGGCTTCTTCGTCGCCTGCTGGTACCGGCGCACGTTCGAGGCGCCACGCCTCGCCGCCGGCGAGCGGCTGCACCTGCACTTCGGCGCGCTCGACTACATCGCCACGGTGTGGGTGAACGGCGTGCTCGTCGCGCGGCACGAGGGGGGCTACTCGCCGTTCCACGCCGACATCACCGACGCGCTGCGCGACGGCCCGCAGGTCGTCGTCGTGCGGGCGGAGGACGACCCGCACGACCTCGCGAAGCCGCGCGGCAAGCAGGACTGGCAGCTCGAGCCGCACTCCATCTGGTACCCGCGGACGTCGGGCATCTGGCAGACGGTGTGGCTGGAGAAGGTCCCGGCGACGCACATCGCCGACCTGCGGTGGTCGTCGAGCCTCGAGCACTGGGAGATCGGGCTCGATCTGCTCGTCGCCGGCGAGCGGCGCGACGGCCTGCGGGTGAAGGTGCGACTCACCGCGAACGGCCGCGTCATCGCCGACGACACGTACGAGCTCCTCGGCGGCGAGGTGCACCGCCGCATCGCGCTCTCCGACCCGGGGATCGACGACTACCGCAACGAGCTGCTGTGGAGCCCCGACCGTCCCACGCTGATCGACGCCGAGCTGCAGCTGTGGGGCGGGCGCGGCGAGCGGCTCGATCTCGTGGAGAGCTACTGCGCCATACGCCAGGTGGGCGTGCAGGGCGACCGCTTCCTGCTGAACGCGCGGCCGTACTACCTGCGCCTCGTGCTCGACCAGGGCTACTGGCGCGAGACGGGCCTGACGGCGCCGAGCGACGCGGCGCTGCGACGCGACGTCGTGCTCGCGAAGTCGCTCGGCTTCAACGGCGTGCGCAAGCACCAGAAGATCGAGGACCCGCGCTTCCTGTACTGGGCGGACAAGCTCGGGCTCCTCGTGTGGGAGGAGATGCCGAGCGCGTACCGCTTCACGCGTCGCTCGATCGAGCGGCTCACGCGGCAGTGGATGGAGGCGATGTCGCGCGACAC
This DNA window, taken from Gemmatirosa kalamazoonensis, encodes the following:
- a CDS encoding PEP-CTERM sorting domain-containing protein (PEP-CTERM proteins occur, often in large numbers, in the proteomes of bacteria that also encode an exosortase, a predicted intramembrane cysteine proteinase. The presence of a PEP-CTERM domain at a protein's C-terminus predicts cleavage within the sorting domain, followed by covalent anchoring to some some component of the (usually Gram-negative) cell surface. Many PEP-CTERM proteins exhibit an unusual sequence composition that includes large numbers of potential glycosylation sites. Expression of one such protein has been shown restore the ability of a bacterium to form floc, a type of biofilm.) produces the protein MLPHTRHILLAIAAAVVVPNAHAQLVKLGPGAFTPLATAITFDEAGRHISDVNPVYDFTGVPGIGNVTVSFAGAFTGQSVVGSPVRTLAGNPSGPLSLNTATITYISGDPDVPSAPVLSGSPQYNGPIVMLFSHPVAAVGLQGGYFNAVGGTSITAYDANGNPLGTLANSQTGLEFFGLADASGNNVISGLAFYITGSEPFGFDIDDVTFGSRAAVNLPASPVPEPSTVALLATGLAVVGVAVRRRPAMRRRA
- a CDS encoding sugar-binding domain-containing protein, with product MPEPTPDALHPDPAAHGYPRPQLARSDWWSLNGRWEFALDPDAAWGAPEQVTFDREIVVPFAPETPASGVGFTGFFVACWYRRTFEAPRLAAGERLHLHFGALDYIATVWVNGVLVARHEGGYSPFHADITDALRDGPQVVVVRAEDDPHDLAKPRGKQDWQLEPHSIWYPRTSGIWQTVWLEKVPATHIADLRWSSSLEHWEIGLDLLVAGERRDGLRVKVRLTANGRVIADDTYELLGGEVHRRIALSDPGIDDYRNELLWSPDRPTLIDAELQLWGGRGERLDLVESYCAIRQVGVQGDRFLLNARPYYLRLVLDQGYWRETGLTAPSDAALRRDVVLAKSLGFNGVRKHQKIEDPRFLYWADKLGLLVWEEMPSAYRFTRRSIERLTRQWMEAMSRDTSHPCIVAWVPFNESWGVPDLPTMPEQRHWVASLYHLTNTLDTSRPVVGNDGWESVATDIMAIHDYDHRPDRIAKRYHSDEDLPRILERERPGGRRLVVEGHTEHTSIPVMLTEFGGIAYHPDPDRTWGYSRTETTEELEQRYRALLDVVNRVGLFAGFCYTQFTDTYQEANGLLTMDRQPKLPLDVVWHATRGE